One Pseudomonas sp. HOU2 genomic window carries:
- a CDS encoding glycosyltransferase family 39 protein, which yields MTLAVFMALQYKPAVLNYTTRFVDFAEYMLQHGVTLFPIADDLKPYPDYTVLNTLLVYLVSLPFGRVSILSMGIPSCVAASLMLVFIYRLGALHSKKWGAYGVLFSLLTWAFLDGVNSLALDIYPALLTVMCFYFAYSAEMKKDPRRLVFLYLGLALGFAFRGPIGLIGPASVIGAYYLLSRQWRMLLLFSLLSGVILALGVALLAWAAYLQGGQAFLDDVLNMQGIGRFGSDHAPRYYFYFSAGLFTYGITVFYAINVILKKYQQFFRSTRDKDIDLLLYLSGWLLVLLVLFTIPSSKKARYILAITPAISLLAAYLFVIKEASFVRAKNGLMNFCLKLPLLGLGMLVAVLVYNNFADVPLQPNYLGAGLGLSALLSFYRVKQEYFVEHPYREFMTLSYGVGAFLILDMFFFNPITYHLELMIEPTPKFLPYWFW from the coding sequence ATGACACTGGCCGTGTTCATGGCGTTGCAGTACAAACCCGCCGTCCTCAACTACACAACACGCTTTGTCGACTTTGCCGAGTACATGTTGCAGCACGGCGTCACGCTGTTCCCGATTGCCGACGACCTCAAGCCTTATCCCGACTACACGGTCCTCAATACCCTGTTGGTCTATCTGGTTTCCTTGCCGTTCGGCCGGGTGTCCATTCTTTCCATGGGTATTCCGTCCTGCGTGGCCGCGTCGCTGATGCTGGTATTCATTTATCGGCTGGGGGCGCTGCACAGCAAGAAATGGGGTGCGTATGGCGTGCTTTTCAGCCTGCTGACCTGGGCCTTTCTTGACGGCGTCAACTCGCTGGCCCTGGATATCTATCCGGCGCTGTTAACGGTGATGTGCTTCTACTTTGCCTATTCGGCGGAAATGAAAAAGGACCCGCGGCGCCTGGTGTTTCTGTACCTCGGCCTGGCGCTGGGATTCGCGTTTCGTGGGCCTATTGGCTTGATCGGACCGGCGAGTGTCATTGGCGCTTATTACTTGCTGAGCCGGCAGTGGCGCATGTTGCTACTGTTTTCATTGCTCTCGGGCGTGATTCTGGCTTTGGGGGTTGCGCTGCTGGCATGGGCGGCCTACTTGCAAGGGGGGCAAGCGTTCCTCGACGACGTGCTGAACATGCAAGGCATCGGACGTTTCGGTTCCGACCACGCGCCACGCTATTACTTCTACTTTTCCGCAGGCCTGTTTACCTACGGCATCACGGTGTTTTACGCCATTAATGTAATTCTCAAGAAGTACCAACAGTTCTTCCGCTCGACCCGCGATAAAGACATCGACCTGCTGCTCTATCTGAGCGGGTGGCTGTTGGTGCTGCTGGTGCTGTTCACAATTCCAAGTTCGAAGAAAGCGCGCTACATCCTGGCAATCACCCCGGCGATTTCGCTGCTGGCCGCTTACCTCTTCGTCATCAAGGAAGCCAGCTTCGTCCGCGCCAAAAACGGCCTGATGAATTTCTGCCTGAAGTTGCCCCTGCTGGGGTTGGGGATGCTGGTGGCGGTGCTGGTCTACAACAACTTCGCCGATGTCCCGTTACAACCCAACTACCTCGGCGCAGGCCTGGGGCTGTCTGCGTTGTTGAGCTTCTACCGTGTTAAACAGGAGTACTTCGTCGAACATCCCTATCGTGAGTTCATGACACTTTCCTATGGGGTAGGAGCCTTCTTGATACTGGACATGTTTTTCTTCAACCCGATCACCTACCACCTGGAACTCATGATCGAACCCACGCCAAAGTTTCTGCCGTATTGGTTTTGGTGA
- a CDS encoding EAL domain-containing protein, with translation MDVFAPAAPVPPQQSTITRRLAFAVGALFIVGVMAAIGTLLGIAARLDREDVEQTRFYTARALENRIAASKSYITSYADWTTAYEHLHTQIDTDWAYTQQNIGKTLFTSDGYDGVFVLDRGRTKYAVVQGQLDDVDINALLKVSAASLIDQVQNQTDLTVPISAYSLFDGAPALVTAAAILPNDERPLGDPKQTSVLVFVDKLTPSKLQAIGTAYGLQNLRLAPDDTLAEEQPRVPLDSTGYSLSADLERPGRQLLWSLLPTLGGVMAVLMLLTGYFLRHALRSSTYVDHSFSTLQASNQALEAANHALEASEERFRAVAEAASDWIWEVDNQLRLTYLSARFSEVTGYPQTQWIGQSIGQLVSCDTTPLELWLKKLTEDSNASDLRCTYRDHAGQQRHCRLSARPILDKHTVSGYRGTASDITDEVAAHAQIQHLSMHDALTGLPNRNQLARYLDDALQLKEHAPALSLLVIDLDNFKPINDSLGHPAGDAVLQEVASRLRECTRELDIVARLGGDEFVVVLNGMDTRQEVDRFCTRLVESLHQPMVFEHHPLHVGASIGIALSRRQGFVPSELIRCADIALYQAKSEGKNTWCYFEAHMSDQIQTRRQMESDLRGALKNDEFVLHYQPRYTVDGKHIVSVEALVRWQHPTKGLLGPDVFIGLAEQTDLIVPLGRWVLREACETALTWPADILLSVNLSPAQFALSDVVEDVREVLVQTRFPASRLELEITENVMLVDTDGALATMNALKQLGVRLNMDDFGTGYSSLGYLRAYPFDGIKIDKRFIASISHGANDRAVVQAIIGLGKAMGLTVTAEGVETEEQLEILGKDQCNEVQGYFMSRPIDKSAFAQLLKSARAEPADHPSPKKGRVI, from the coding sequence ATGGATGTCTTCGCTCCCGCTGCGCCTGTTCCGCCTCAGCAAAGCACAATCACCCGCCGGCTGGCGTTTGCGGTCGGTGCGCTGTTTATCGTCGGGGTGATGGCCGCCATTGGCACCCTGCTCGGCATTGCCGCTCGCCTGGATCGCGAGGATGTCGAGCAAACCCGCTTCTATACGGCCCGTGCGCTGGAAAATCGCATCGCCGCCTCCAAAAGCTACATCACCAGCTACGCCGACTGGACCACGGCTTACGAACACTTGCATACCCAAATCGATACCGACTGGGCTTACACCCAGCAGAACATCGGCAAGACCCTGTTCACCAGCGACGGCTATGACGGTGTGTTTGTGCTGGATCGGGGCCGCACGAAGTACGCCGTCGTGCAGGGTCAACTCGACGACGTGGACATCAACGCCCTGCTCAAGGTCTCTGCCGCGTCACTGATCGATCAGGTGCAAAACCAGACCGATCTGACGGTGCCGATCAGTGCTTACTCGCTGTTCGACGGCGCGCCGGCACTGGTCACGGCCGCGGCGATCCTGCCCAACGACGAGCGGCCGCTGGGCGATCCGAAACAGACCTCGGTGCTGGTGTTCGTCGACAAGCTGACGCCGAGCAAACTGCAGGCGATCGGCACTGCCTACGGCCTGCAGAACCTGAGACTTGCCCCGGATGACACGCTCGCCGAGGAACAGCCTCGGGTGCCGCTGGACAGCACCGGTTACAGCCTCAGCGCGGACCTCGAACGCCCCGGCCGGCAACTGCTGTGGTCGCTGTTGCCAACGCTCGGCGGGGTAATGGCGGTGCTGATGCTGTTGACCGGGTATTTCTTGCGTCACGCCTTGCGATCTTCGACCTACGTCGACCACAGCTTCAGCACGCTGCAGGCCTCGAATCAGGCGCTGGAAGCCGCCAATCATGCGCTGGAAGCCAGTGAAGAACGTTTTCGCGCGGTCGCCGAAGCGGCGTCGGACTGGATCTGGGAGGTCGACAATCAACTGCGCCTGACCTATCTCTCGGCGCGCTTCAGTGAAGTGACCGGTTACCCGCAAACCCAGTGGATCGGCCAGAGCATCGGGCAATTGGTGTCATGCGATACCACGCCGCTGGAGCTGTGGCTGAAGAAACTTACCGAAGACAGCAATGCCAGCGACCTGCGTTGCACCTATCGCGATCACGCCGGGCAGCAGCGTCATTGCCGGTTGTCGGCACGCCCGATCCTCGACAAGCACACCGTGAGCGGCTATCGCGGCACCGCCAGCGACATCACCGACGAAGTCGCCGCCCATGCGCAGATTCAGCACCTGTCCATGCACGACGCCCTCACCGGCCTGCCCAATCGCAACCAGTTGGCGCGTTATCTGGATGATGCACTGCAACTCAAGGAGCATGCGCCAGCGCTGTCGCTGCTGGTGATCGATCTGGACAACTTCAAGCCGATCAACGACTCCCTCGGCCACCCGGCCGGCGATGCCGTGTTGCAGGAAGTCGCCAGTCGCCTGCGCGAATGCACCCGTGAGCTCGACATCGTCGCGCGCCTGGGCGGTGACGAATTCGTCGTGGTGCTCAATGGCATGGACACTCGGCAGGAGGTCGACCGCTTTTGCACCCGGCTGGTCGAGAGCCTGCATCAGCCGATGGTCTTCGAGCACCATCCGTTGCACGTCGGCGCCAGCATCGGCATCGCCCTGAGCCGGCGTCAGGGCTTCGTGCCCAGCGAGTTGATCCGTTGCGCCGACATCGCGCTGTATCAGGCCAAGTCCGAAGGCAAGAACACCTGGTGTTATTTCGAAGCGCACATGAGCGACCAGATCCAGACACGCCGGCAGATGGAAAGCGATTTGCGCGGCGCGCTGAAGAACGACGAATTCGTCCTGCACTACCAGCCGCGCTACACGGTCGACGGCAAGCACATCGTCTCGGTCGAAGCCCTGGTGCGCTGGCAGCATCCGACCAAGGGCCTGCTCGGGCCGGACGTGTTCATCGGCCTGGCGGAGCAGACCGACCTGATCGTGCCGCTGGGACGCTGGGTACTGCGCGAAGCCTGTGAAACCGCCCTCACCTGGCCGGCGGACATCCTGTTGTCAGTCAATCTGTCGCCGGCGCAGTTTGCCCTCAGCGATGTCGTCGAGGACGTGCGCGAAGTACTGGTGCAGACGCGTTTCCCGGCCAGTCGCCTGGAATTGGAAATCACCGAAAACGTGATGCTGGTCGACACCGACGGCGCGCTGGCCACGATGAATGCGCTCAAGCAACTGGGCGTGCGCCTGAACATGGATGACTTCGGCACCGGCTACTCGTCCCTCGGTTACCTGCGCGCCTACCCGTTCGACGGGATCAAGATCGACAAGCGTTTCATCGCCTCGATCAGCCACGGCGCCAATGACCGCGCGGTGGTCCAGGCGATCATCGGCCTGGGCAAGGCCATGGGCCTGACCGTGACCGCCGAAGGCGTGGAAACCGAGGAGCAACTGGAGATTCTCGGCAAGGATCAATGCAACGAGGTGCAGGGCTATTTCATGAGTAGGCCGATCGACAAGAGCGCGTTTGCACAGTTGTTGAAAAGCGCCAGGGCCGAACCGGCCGATCATCCGTCGCCCAAGAAAGGACGCGTCATTTAG
- a CDS encoding AraC family transcriptional regulator, whose amino-acid sequence MSPSDPYTARMVQLLEQLAPLEGYNLSALEDVRFLRSNRPLSNTPVLYDPGIVILCQGRKRGFLGDDVYVYDAQHYLVVSVPVPFTMETEASAAEPMLAVYMRLDLQLASELMLQVDEVFGPSDAPPKGMYASPMDDPLRASTLRFLEAMSDPGDAQILGPALVREIYYRILTGAQGGSMRAALQQQGHFGKVSRAIRRIHSSYEQRLDVESLAEEAGMSVPSFHVHFRNVTDSSPMQYLKATRLHQARLLMLRGAMPAATAAFNVGYESASQFSREFKRFFGRTPLAEVAWIKATYALPQSDTPSLYVSSH is encoded by the coding sequence ATGAGTCCATCCGATCCGTACACCGCGCGCATGGTGCAGTTGCTTGAACAGCTCGCGCCGCTGGAGGGTTACAACCTCAGTGCGCTGGAGGACGTGCGGTTTCTGCGTTCGAATCGGCCGCTGAGCAACACTCCGGTGTTGTATGACCCGGGCATCGTGATTCTCTGTCAGGGGCGCAAGCGCGGCTTTCTGGGCGATGACGTCTACGTCTATGACGCCCAGCATTATCTGGTGGTCTCGGTGCCGGTGCCGTTCACCATGGAAACCGAGGCCAGTGCGGCTGAGCCGATGCTGGCGGTGTACATGCGCCTCGACCTGCAATTGGCCAGCGAGTTGATGCTGCAGGTCGACGAGGTGTTCGGCCCCAGCGACGCTCCGCCAAAGGGCATGTACGCCTCGCCGATGGATGATCCATTGCGCGCCTCGACCCTGCGTTTTCTCGAAGCGATGAGCGATCCGGGCGACGCGCAGATCCTCGGGCCGGCGCTGGTTCGGGAGATCTACTACCGGATCCTGACCGGTGCCCAGGGCGGTTCGATGCGTGCGGCGCTCCAGCAGCAAGGGCATTTCGGCAAGGTCAGCCGGGCGATCCGGCGGATTCACAGCAGCTATGAGCAACGCCTGGATGTCGAGTCCCTCGCCGAGGAAGCGGGGATGAGCGTACCGAGCTTTCATGTGCATTTTCGCAACGTCACCGACTCATCGCCGATGCAATACCTCAAGGCCACGCGCCTGCATCAGGCGCGCTTGCTGATGCTGCGTGGCGCCATGCCGGCCGCGACGGCAGCGTTCAACGTCGGTTATGAAAGCGCCTCGCAGTTCAGCCGCGAATTCAAGCGCTTCTTCGGCCGCACGCCGCTGGCTGAGGTCGCGTGGATAAAGGCCACGTATGCCCTGCCCCAGTCCGACACGCCCTCCTTGTACGTGTCTTCGCACTGA
- a CDS encoding oxidoreductase, with protein MHSSKTLFITGVSSGFGSALAQEALNAGHRVIGTVRNDADLKSFEALSADRAHGVLLDVTDFERINGVIADVEATLGPVDVLVNNAGYGHEGIFEESPLAEMRRQFDVNLFGAAAMIKAFVPYFRQRRAGHILNITSMGGTITMPGIAYYCSSKFALEGLSDTLSKELQPFNIFVTAVAPGSFRTDWAGRSMQRTARSIADYDASFDPVRKAREEKSGKQLGDPRKAAQAMLQLIASAAPPAHLLLGSDALNLVRDKLQRSLSDIEQWETLTRSTDG; from the coding sequence ATGCACAGCAGCAAAACCCTGTTTATCACCGGTGTCAGCAGCGGCTTCGGCAGCGCGCTCGCACAGGAAGCGCTCAACGCCGGTCACCGGGTGATCGGTACCGTGCGCAATGACGCCGACCTGAAGTCGTTCGAGGCCTTGTCAGCGGATCGGGCACACGGGGTGTTGCTCGACGTCACCGATTTCGAACGCATCAACGGGGTGATCGCCGACGTCGAAGCCACACTGGGTCCGGTCGATGTACTGGTGAACAACGCCGGTTACGGTCATGAGGGCATTTTCGAGGAGTCACCACTAGCAGAGATGCGGCGACAGTTCGACGTCAACTTGTTCGGCGCGGCAGCGATGATCAAGGCGTTCGTGCCGTATTTCCGTCAACGGCGCGCCGGGCACATTCTGAATATCACCTCGATGGGCGGCACCATCACCATGCCCGGCATTGCCTATTACTGTTCGAGCAAGTTTGCCCTCGAAGGGCTCTCCGATACGCTGAGCAAGGAATTGCAGCCGTTCAACATCTTTGTCACGGCGGTGGCACCTGGCTCGTTTCGTACCGATTGGGCCGGGCGTTCGATGCAGCGCACGGCGCGCAGCATTGCCGACTATGACGCCAGTTTCGACCCCGTGCGCAAGGCCCGCGAGGAAAAAAGCGGCAAGCAGTTGGGCGATCCGCGCAAGGCTGCGCAGGCCATGCTGCAACTGATCGCCAGCGCCGCACCACCCGCACACTTGCTATTGGGCAGCGATGCGCTGAATCTGGTGCGCGATAAACTGCAACGCAGCCTCAGCGACATCGAGCAATGGGAAACCCTGACCCGCTCCACCGATGGCTGA
- a CDS encoding anti-sigma factor, translating into MNELDCKVCQTRLHGYLDQELDPATTAQVAAHLSACAECARLHEQARLLKVSVQRHAPYYRAPASLAASVFAADTPAPGLIQRWQKWLAPGFSAAALALAMVLYVATPGSEQPLIDEAVSSHVRSLMGEHLNDVVSSDRHTVKPWFTGKLDFSPPVFDYSAQGFPLLGGRLDYLQHQTTAALSYGHAKHIINVFILPTSEADKAVQSQSLRGFNVVSWQSAHMRFVLVSDVEKAELEALGQLLRNGS; encoded by the coding sequence ATGAATGAACTCGACTGCAAGGTTTGCCAGACCCGACTGCACGGCTATCTGGATCAGGAACTGGATCCGGCGACGACGGCGCAGGTGGCCGCGCACCTGAGCGCCTGCGCCGAGTGCGCTCGGCTGCACGAGCAAGCCAGGCTGCTCAAGGTCAGCGTGCAGCGCCATGCCCCCTACTACCGCGCCCCCGCCTCACTGGCGGCCAGCGTGTTCGCCGCCGACACACCTGCGCCGGGGTTGATCCAGCGCTGGCAAAAATGGCTGGCTCCGGGGTTTTCCGCCGCAGCGCTGGCTCTGGCGATGGTGCTGTATGTCGCCACTCCGGGCAGCGAGCAACCCTTGATCGACGAGGCCGTGTCCAGCCACGTGCGCTCGTTGATGGGCGAACACCTGAACGACGTGGTGTCCTCCGACCGCCACACCGTCAAGCCCTGGTTCACCGGCAAACTCGACTTCTCCCCCCCGGTGTTCGACTACTCGGCGCAAGGCTTTCCCCTGCTCGGCGGGCGCCTGGATTACCTGCAGCACCAGACCACCGCGGCCCTGAGTTACGGGCATGCCAAACACATCATCAACGTGTTCATCCTGCCCACGAGCGAGGCTGATAAAGCCGTGCAGAGCCAGAGCCTGCGCGGGTTCAACGTGGTGTCGTGGCAATCCGCTCACATGCGTTTCGTGCTGGTGTCGGATGTGGAAAAGGCTGAGCTGGAGGCGCTGGGGCAATTGCTCCGGAATGGCTCCTGA
- a CDS encoding sigma-70 family RNA polymerase sigma factor — MKRFEELIAPHLDAAYNLARWLTGNDSAARDVVQESALRAFRFLQRFADGNAKAWFLTIVRNESYTWLKASAGRHWVAIDDDMVTDDGPLSHGQTPELLAIHTENAALLQQALCALPPVFREVIVLKELEDLPYKDIALVVDIPIGTVMSRLARARALLKLELLKLHDHE, encoded by the coding sequence ATGAAGCGATTTGAGGAACTGATTGCGCCCCATCTGGACGCGGCCTACAACCTTGCGCGCTGGCTCACCGGCAACGACAGCGCTGCGCGCGATGTGGTGCAGGAAAGCGCCCTGCGCGCCTTCCGGTTTTTGCAGCGTTTCGCCGATGGCAACGCCAAAGCGTGGTTTCTGACTATCGTGCGCAACGAAAGCTACACCTGGCTCAAGGCCTCGGCCGGACGCCATTGGGTCGCCATCGATGACGACATGGTGACTGACGACGGCCCCCTGAGCCATGGCCAGACCCCGGAACTGCTGGCCATTCATACGGAAAACGCCGCGTTGCTGCAGCAAGCGCTGTGCGCCCTGCCGCCGGTGTTTCGCGAGGTGATCGTGCTCAAGGAACTCGAAGACCTGCCCTACAAGGACATCGCCCTGGTGGTCGATATTCCCATCGGCACCGTGATGTCCAGGCTGGCCCGGGCGCGGGCCCTGCTCAAGCTCGAACTGCTGAAGTTGCACGATCATGAATGA
- a CDS encoding metallophosphoesterase: MDIQAKHPLRTDGPLNPDRRTLLKCSAWAGAGVLWALSGGIPKAFALDEAGNVSDPKALASSFHFVQISDSHIGFNKEANPEPVKTLQVAIDKVIALPKRPSLILHTGDITHLSKPEEFDTAAQLLKGLPSTVHYIPGEHDTLDEGGGKLYLERYGKGTKGNGWYSFDDHGVHFIALINVFNFQAGHEANLGAEQLAWLADDLRAVSTSTPIVVFTHIPLWTIYQPWGWGTEDGDQAIAMLRKYGSVTVLNGHIHQVIQKVEGNITFHTARGTAYPQPAPGAAPSPGPMTVAADQLRNYLGITDVRATQGEHPLALIDSTLV, encoded by the coding sequence ATGGACATTCAAGCAAAACACCCGCTGCGCACCGACGGCCCGCTCAACCCGGATCGGCGAACCCTGCTCAAATGCTCGGCGTGGGCCGGGGCCGGGGTCCTCTGGGCCTTGAGTGGCGGCATTCCCAAAGCCTTTGCGCTCGACGAGGCGGGTAACGTCAGCGACCCCAAGGCGCTGGCCAGCAGCTTTCACTTCGTGCAGATCAGCGACTCGCACATCGGCTTCAACAAGGAGGCCAATCCGGAGCCGGTCAAGACCCTGCAGGTGGCGATCGACAAGGTCATCGCGCTGCCCAAACGGCCGTCGCTGATCCTGCACACCGGCGACATCACTCACCTGTCCAAGCCCGAGGAGTTCGACACCGCCGCGCAATTGCTCAAGGGCCTGCCGTCCACCGTGCATTACATACCCGGTGAACACGACACCCTCGACGAGGGCGGCGGCAAGCTGTACCTGGAGCGCTACGGCAAAGGCACCAAAGGCAACGGCTGGTACAGCTTCGATGACCATGGCGTGCACTTCATCGCGCTGATCAATGTGTTCAATTTCCAGGCCGGCCATGAGGCCAACCTCGGCGCCGAGCAACTGGCCTGGCTGGCGGATGACCTGCGTGCGGTTTCCACCAGTACGCCGATCGTCGTATTCACCCACATCCCGCTGTGGACGATTTATCAGCCGTGGGGCTGGGGCACCGAGGATGGCGATCAAGCAATAGCGATGCTGCGCAAGTACGGTTCAGTGACGGTGCTCAACGGGCACATTCATCAGGTGATCCAGAAAGTCGAAGGCAATATCACCTTTCACACCGCCCGTGGCACGGCCTATCCGCAGCCTGCACCGGGCGCGGCACCGTCGCCGGGGCCGATGACGGTGGCGGCCGATCAATTGCGCAATTACCTGGGGATCACCGACGTGCGCGCGACCCAAGGCGAGCATCCGCTGGCCCTGATTGATTCGACACTGGTGTAA
- a CDS encoding plastocyanin/azurin family copper-binding protein produces the protein MKTRLLALMGLLLAMPVWAAEVRIDIKEFMFDPKDLTVAVGTKVTWVNDDQIPHTVAETHKVFRSGALDTNDSFSWVFDTPGAFEYFCVLHPQMIGKVVVTQ, from the coding sequence ATGAAAACGCGACTGTTGGCGCTGATGGGCCTGTTGCTGGCGATGCCGGTGTGGGCCGCGGAAGTGAGGATCGACATCAAGGAATTCATGTTCGACCCCAAGGACCTGACCGTGGCCGTCGGCACCAAGGTGACGTGGGTCAATGACGATCAGATTCCGCACACGGTGGCGGAAACCCACAAGGTGTTTCGCTCGGGGGCGCTGGACACCAATGACAGTTTTTCCTGGGTGTTCGATACGCCGGGGGCGTTTGAATATTTTTGCGTGTTGCATCCGCAGATGATTGGCAAGGTGGTGGTGACGCAATGA
- a CDS encoding GntR family transcriptional regulator, whose translation MQFAPAYDQRQPMTAEEEAYNFLLEGICGGRYRKGDRLIAEDIASEIGMSRMPVREAFRRLDAQGLVTLRPNRGAVVSGLDVEQMHEVFEMRSALEGLAIRIAVPKISERQLTALERLLDEMDDYREESAAWVSRHRKFHEYLCSLSDRPRLLKQIGALYSLIEAPMRLWLQHIEKPLSARQEHQMILDAIRAGDANKAEAVVREHIEGTVPELIKFLQSEK comes from the coding sequence ATGCAATTCGCTCCCGCCTACGACCAGCGTCAACCGATGACCGCCGAGGAAGAGGCCTACAACTTTCTGTTGGAAGGCATTTGCGGCGGTCGTTATCGCAAGGGCGACCGGTTGATCGCCGAGGACATCGCCAGTGAAATCGGCATGAGCCGCATGCCCGTGCGCGAAGCCTTTCGCCGTCTCGATGCGCAGGGGCTGGTGACGCTGAGGCCCAATCGCGGCGCCGTGGTCAGCGGTCTGGATGTCGAGCAAATGCACGAAGTGTTCGAGATGCGCAGTGCGCTGGAGGGGCTGGCGATTCGCATCGCCGTGCCCAAGATCAGCGAGCGTCAGTTGACCGCGCTGGAGCGGCTGCTCGATGAAATGGACGATTACCGCGAAGAGAGTGCGGCGTGGGTCAGCCGACATCGCAAGTTCCATGAATACCTGTGCAGCCTCAGCGATCGGCCACGGCTGCTCAAGCAGATCGGCGCCCTCTACTCATTGATCGAAGCGCCGATGCGCCTTTGGCTGCAGCACATCGAAAAGCCCCTGAGTGCGCGCCAGGAACACCAGATGATCCTCGATGCGATTCGTGCCGGTGACGCCAACAAGGCCGAGGCCGTGGTGCGCGAGCACATCGAAGGCACCGTCCCCGAGCTGATCAAATTTTTGCAATCGGAAAAATAA
- a CDS encoding ABC transporter substrate-binding protein: MHTSRLLLAAISLGFCTQWAVAAPTVPERLVKVDKLTYCSGMDSPPLVSFDEAQKPKGLTVDLGLEIAKRLGDKKVDWRVIPFSGLLPALLAKQCDMIVDQLFDKPERREVIDIVNYMYSSQAVVVPKDNPKALKTLADLSGHKIAVLNGSTIKTLLDTENESLTKAGKPPMKLVVYNTDTDAFQALRINQVDAYGTTVETAGYYAAMAPDLFEEGVPAFSRILTGLGIRKDDPQLSAAVQQIITDMRSDGSYNQLLNKWHVSSDTLD, from the coding sequence ATGCATACGTCTCGCCTGTTACTGGCTGCAATATCCCTCGGATTCTGTACGCAGTGGGCGGTTGCCGCACCTACGGTGCCGGAGCGTCTGGTCAAGGTCGACAAACTGACCTATTGCTCGGGCATGGATTCACCGCCACTGGTGTCCTTCGACGAAGCGCAAAAGCCCAAAGGGCTGACCGTCGACCTCGGCCTGGAAATCGCCAAACGTCTGGGCGACAAAAAGGTCGATTGGCGGGTGATTCCATTCTCCGGATTGCTCCCGGCCTTGCTCGCCAAACAGTGCGACATGATCGTCGACCAGTTATTCGACAAGCCCGAGCGCCGTGAGGTGATCGACATCGTCAACTACATGTATTCCAGCCAGGCGGTGGTGGTGCCCAAGGATAATCCGAAGGCGCTCAAGACCTTGGCGGATCTGAGTGGGCACAAGATCGCGGTGCTCAACGGTTCGACCATCAAGACCTTGCTCGACACCGAAAATGAAAGCCTTACCAAGGCCGGCAAGCCACCGATGAAACTGGTGGTCTACAACACCGACACCGATGCCTTCCAGGCCCTGCGCATCAATCAGGTTGACGCTTACGGCACCACCGTAGAAACCGCCGGCTATTACGCGGCGATGGCGCCGGACCTGTTCGAGGAAGGCGTGCCAGCCTTCAGCCGGATCCTCACCGGGCTGGGCATTCGCAAGGATGATCCGCAACTGAGCGCCGCCGTGCAGCAGATCATCACCGACATGCGCAGCGACGGCAGCTACAACCAGCTCCTGAATAAGTGGCACGTCTCCAGCGACACTCTCGATTGA
- a CDS encoding amino acid ABC transporter permease, which produces MNFNWDVFWQYLLQPSGVYLTGLWLTCLISVLAMLLGCVLGLAAALLRLSKNPLLHLPVRFYVWLMRGTPLLVQIVFLYTALAAGGIFRFEDIELFGLVVPGNIQAAIIALGLNEGAYMAEIIRAGIGAVDKGQYEAGRSLGMTFAKLMRRIVLPQAFRVIVPPLGNEFNVMLKNTTLVSVIGVQELLLSTQMVTSATFRVFELYLVVAIYFLLLTTLWGFFQRWLENRFGQSDRPSAPPPASSRMFGRSTLKLLRGR; this is translated from the coding sequence ATGAACTTCAATTGGGATGTGTTCTGGCAGTACCTGTTGCAGCCCAGCGGCGTGTACCTCACCGGCCTGTGGCTGACCTGCCTTATCAGTGTGCTGGCGATGTTGCTGGGCTGTGTGCTGGGGCTGGCCGCCGCGCTGCTGCGCTTGTCGAAGAACCCGTTGCTGCATCTGCCGGTGCGTTTTTATGTGTGGCTGATGCGCGGCACGCCGCTGTTGGTGCAGATCGTTTTTCTGTACACCGCGCTGGCGGCGGGCGGGATTTTTCGCTTCGAAGACATCGAGCTGTTCGGACTGGTGGTGCCCGGCAACATTCAGGCGGCGATCATTGCTCTGGGCCTCAACGAAGGCGCATACATGGCCGAGATCATCCGCGCCGGGATCGGCGCCGTGGACAAGGGCCAATACGAGGCCGGCCGCTCGCTGGGCATGACCTTCGCCAAATTGATGCGCCGTATCGTGCTGCCGCAAGCGTTTCGGGTGATCGTGCCGCCGCTGGGCAACGAGTTTAACGTGATGCTGAAAAACACCACGCTGGTCAGCGTGATCGGCGTGCAGGAGCTGTTGCTCAGCACACAGATGGTCACCTCGGCGACCTTTCGGGTGTTCGAGTTGTACCTGGTAGTGGCGATCTATTTCCTGTTGCTCACCACGCTGTGGGGCTTCTTTCAGCGCTGGCTGGAGAACCGTTTCGGCCAGTCCGACCGACCTTCTGCACCACCGCCGGCCTCCAGCCGAATGTTCGGTCGCAGCACTCTTAAACTGCTGAGGGGGCGTTGA